From the genome of Sulfurihydrogenibium sp., one region includes:
- the topA gene encoding type I DNA topoisomerase → MSEKKIVIVESPKKAREISHFLGKDFIVKATVGHFKDLPEDEMGVDLNTYEPKFVIKSQNHKKILSEIKKLAEKSEVIIATDPDREGYAIGYFMYEELKKKAKEVKRAEFHEITKEHIKEKIEKAIPFEKTNFGLFNAFLGRRVGDRIVGYILSPIASREIGGRFSVGRVQSPAVRLIVEREIEIQNFKPTPYYVLSAVLSKSTAKFTATYENPKIENKEEAEKIYEDIKDEKTATIKKVEKKQVKQSPKPPFTTSTLQQSASTVYRFPPEKTMMLAQDLFESGLITYHRTDSVRISEKAIDGIRNLINKEFGKDYLPEKIRVYKSKNTQADAHEAIRITHFVNLEGQKKLIQEKGLSEDHFKLLKLIYERTVASQMADAIFERTNVTVDIKGYTFKASGSILKFKGYKAVYDLEEEQEETQNLPDLKNKDVLNIEKMDLEEKFTKPPARYTEGGLVKKLEELGIGRPSTYATIIKTIKERGYVVKENGSLRPTENAFHLIEYLNNRYNWVIDYSFTKKMEDFLDKVEENKKDWKEFVRQLHEKSATKQNVKISKKMLDYAKDLAEKHGKSIEEIKDDPEKLKEFIDAHAEKNPSQKQIEYAKSLAEKTGLKLTDKELSDRKLLTKWIDKAKKEMMKNYQLSEKQKNVLIKYGREDLIDNPAQALKFIKSKLSRYKK, encoded by the coding sequence TTGAGTGAAAAGAAAATAGTTATCGTAGAATCGCCAAAAAAAGCAAGAGAGATATCACACTTTTTAGGAAAAGATTTTATTGTAAAAGCAACGGTAGGACACTTTAAAGACCTTCCAGAAGATGAAATGGGAGTTGACCTAAACACGTATGAGCCAAAATTTGTAATAAAATCTCAAAACCATAAAAAAATCTTATCAGAAATAAAAAAATTAGCAGAAAAATCGGAAGTAATCATAGCAACTGACCCGGATAGAGAAGGATACGCTATAGGATATTTTATGTATGAAGAATTAAAGAAAAAAGCAAAGGAAGTAAAAAGAGCTGAATTTCATGAAATAACCAAAGAGCATATTAAAGAAAAGATAGAAAAAGCTATTCCCTTTGAAAAAACAAACTTTGGATTGTTTAATGCGTTTCTCGGAAGAAGGGTTGGAGATAGAATTGTTGGTTATATACTATCACCAATAGCATCAAGAGAGATAGGTGGAAGATTCAGCGTCGGTAGAGTTCAGTCTCCGGCTGTAAGATTGATAGTAGAAAGAGAGATAGAAATTCAAAATTTCAAACCAACGCCTTACTACGTGTTGTCTGCTGTTTTATCCAAATCTACTGCTAAATTTACAGCCACCTACGAAAATCCAAAAATAGAAAACAAAGAAGAAGCAGAAAAAATCTATGAAGATATAAAAGATGAAAAAACAGCTACTATAAAAAAAGTAGAAAAAAAGCAAGTAAAACAATCTCCAAAACCACCATTTACAACTTCTACACTCCAGCAGTCGGCAAGTACAGTTTATAGATTCCCGCCAGAAAAAACGATGATGTTAGCCCAAGACCTTTTTGAAAGCGGGCTTATCACATACCACAGAACAGACAGCGTAAGAATAAGCGAAAAGGCTATAGATGGAATTAGAAATCTAATAAACAAAGAGTTTGGTAAAGATTATCTGCCGGAAAAAATAAGAGTTTACAAATCAAAAAATACACAAGCAGATGCCCATGAAGCTATAAGAATCACTCATTTTGTAAACTTAGAAGGACAAAAAAAGCTCATTCAAGAGAAAGGCTTATCAGAAGACCATTTCAAACTATTAAAGCTTATTTATGAAAGAACAGTGGCATCTCAGATGGCTGATGCAATCTTTGAAAGAACAAATGTAACTGTTGATATAAAAGGCTATACATTTAAAGCCAGCGGCTCAATCTTAAAGTTTAAAGGTTATAAGGCTGTTTATGATTTAGAAGAAGAACAAGAAGAAACCCAAAATTTACCAGATTTAAAAAATAAAGATGTTTTAAACATTGAAAAAATGGATTTAGAAGAAAAATTTACAAAACCACCGGCAAGATACACAGAAGGCGGGCTTGTCAAAAAATTGGAAGAGCTTGGTATAGGCAGACCCTCAACCTATGCAACGATAATAAAAACTATAAAAGAAAGAGGTTATGTAGTTAAGGAAAATGGAAGTTTAAGACCAACAGAAAACGCTTTTCATCTGATTGAATATTTAAACAATCGCTACAATTGGGTGATAGACTACTCTTTTACAAAGAAAATGGAAGATTTTCTTGATAAAGTAGAAGAAAATAAAAAAGATTGGAAAGAGTTTGTAAGACAGCTTCATGAAAAATCAGCTACAAAACAAAATGTGAAAATATCAAAGAAAATGCTTGATTATGCAAAAGATTTAGCAGAAAAACATGGTAAAAGCATAGAAGAGATAAAAGATGACCCAGAAAAACTAAAAGAGTTTATCGATGCTCATGCTGAAAAAAATCCATCTCAAAAACAAATAGAATACGCAAAAAGTTTGGCTGAAAAAACAGGGTTGAAATTAACAGATAAAGAGCTTTCAGATAGAAAATTGCTTACAAAATGGATAGATAAAGCGAAAAAAGAAATGATGAAAAATTACCAGTTGTCAGAAAAACAAAAAAATGTTTTAATAAAGTATGGCAGAGAAGATTTGATTGACAATCCGGCTCAAGCTTTAAAGTTTATAAAAAGTAAGCTTTCAAGATATAAAAAATAA
- a CDS encoding SAM-dependent methyltransferase — translation MQLTGKEELINIIKQKIQQEGAISFKDFMEMALYYPNLGYYTSEKEKIGGHGDFYTSSELDPAFGNLLAKQFNEIYENYFKNQKFQIVEVGSGKGYLAYDVLSYIKNNYPNLYKILEFISVEKSPYHRDYQKKLLKDFDNVSFYEDLTEIDNINGIIYSNELFDALPVHLIRKINGKIFEVYITLEGDDIKEVLKELQREILQYLKDLNIDIPEGMTTEINLYAKDLIQEIGNKLEKGFVFTVDYGYPSKELYKPYRMRGTLLCYYKHTYNENFYQNVGLQDITSHVNFSALVYYGKKSKLDFVGFTDQAHFLISLGLMDIFQELQEKGDYKSYERLNRLKTLILPKGMGEKFKILIQSKNIQNPNLTGLKNLPYESDRYKIEV, via the coding sequence ATGCAATTAACCGGAAAAGAAGAGTTAATCAATATAATTAAACAAAAAATTCAGCAAGAAGGGGCTATCTCCTTTAAAGATTTTATGGAGATGGCTCTTTATTATCCAAATCTTGGATATTACACATCAGAAAAAGAAAAAATCGGAGGACATGGAGACTTTTATACATCAAGCGAGTTAGACCCTGCCTTTGGAAATCTTCTTGCAAAACAGTTTAATGAAATTTATGAAAATTACTTTAAAAATCAAAAATTTCAGATAGTTGAAGTAGGTTCTGGAAAAGGATATCTTGCTTATGATGTTTTATCTTACATAAAAAATAACTATCCAAATTTGTATAAAATTTTAGAATTCATCTCAGTTGAAAAATCTCCATACCACAGAGACTATCAGAAAAAGCTTTTAAAAGATTTTGATAATGTATCTTTCTATGAAGATTTAACAGAAATTGACAATATCAATGGCATCATATACTCAAACGAGCTTTTTGATGCATTACCTGTTCATCTAATTAGGAAAATAAACGGCAAAATATTTGAAGTTTATATAACATTGGAAGGCGATGACATAAAAGAAGTTTTAAAAGAGCTACAGAGGGAGATTTTGCAGTATTTAAAAGATTTAAACATTGATATTCCGGAAGGAATGACAACAGAAATAAATCTGTATGCTAAGGATTTAATACAAGAAATTGGAAATAAATTAGAAAAAGGCTTTGTCTTTACAGTAGATTATGGCTATCCATCAAAAGAACTCTATAAACCATACAGAATGAGAGGAACGCTTCTTTGTTATTATAAACACACATACAATGAAAACTTTTATCAAAATGTTGGTCTTCAAGATATAACATCTCATGTTAATTTTTCTGCACTGGTTTACTATGGTAAAAAATCCAAGCTTGATTTTGTAGGCTTTACAGACCAAGCACACTTTTTAATCAGTCTTGGCTTGATGGATATTTTTCAAGAGCTGCAAGAAAAAGGAGATTACAAATCTTACGAGAGATTAAACAGATTAAAAACCTTAATCTTACCAAAGGGAATGGGAGAAAAGTTTAAAATTTTGATTCAATCAAAAAATATACAAAATCCAAATCTTACAGGACTTAAAAACCTTCCATATGAAAGCGATAGGTACAAAATAGAGGTGTAA
- a CDS encoding NifU family protein yields MVAFDKEQEVREILDKVRPALLADAGNIELVKVENDEVFLKLYGTCQTCPVADMTMKDLVIYTIKESLPWVKAVNIGEEKYQIT; encoded by the coding sequence ATGGTGGCTTTTGACAAAGAACAAGAGGTCAGAGAGATTTTAGACAAAGTAAGACCTGCTTTACTTGCAGATGCCGGCAATATTGAGCTTGTTAAAGTTGAAAACGACGAAGTGTTTTTAAAATTATACGGCACATGTCAAACATGCCCGGTTGCTGATATGACAATGAAAGATTTGGTAATTTATACTATAAAAGAATCTCTTCCATGGGTTAAGGCTGTAAACATTGGAGAAGAAAAATATCAAATAACATGA
- a CDS encoding iron-sulfur cluster assembly scaffold protein yields MFEYTEKVMDHFMNPRNLGEIPNPDGIGQCGNPSCGDAMLFTIKVDKETDTITDVKFKTFGCGSAIAVSSVLTEMVKGKPIDYALNLTYKEIFEELGGLPPQKIHCTNLGLETLHVAIKDYLLKQGRVEEASKIPDCIEEDHEEETVSLEHIG; encoded by the coding sequence ATGTTTGAATATACAGAAAAAGTAATGGATCACTTTATGAATCCAAGAAACTTGGGAGAGATTCCAAATCCGGATGGAATAGGACAATGTGGTAATCCATCTTGTGGTGACGCTATGCTCTTTACTATAAAAGTAGATAAAGAGACAGACACGATTACAGATGTTAAGTTTAAAACATTTGGTTGTGGTTCAGCGATAGCGGTATCTTCCGTTTTAACAGAAATGGTAAAAGGAAAGCCTATTGATTATGCTTTAAACTTAACTTATAAAGAAATTTTTGAAGAGCTTGGCGGACTACCACCACAAAAAATTCACTGCACAAACTTAGGATTAGAAACTCTTCATGTAGCCATTAAAGACTATCTTTTAAAACAAGGTAGAGTAGAAGAGGCAAGCAAAATACCTGACTGTATAGAAGAAGACCACGAAGAAGAAACAGTATCCTTAGAGCATATAGGATAA
- a CDS encoding secondary thiamine-phosphate synthase enzyme YjbQ, whose protein sequence is MKSYTKYLTFNTKNRREIIRITEEVEKAVKESEVKEGLCLVSAMHLTASVIVQDDEEGLHEDIWNWLDNLAPFKKDYKHHLTGEDNADAHLKNLLTHLQVVLPITNGKLDLGPWQEVFYVEYDGQRPKRVIIKIIGM, encoded by the coding sequence ATGAAAAGCTATACTAAGTATTTGACTTTTAATACAAAAAACAGGCGTGAAATAATAAGAATTACTGAAGAGGTAGAAAAAGCAGTTAAAGAATCTGAGGTTAAAGAAGGGCTTTGTCTTGTATCTGCAATGCATCTGACTGCTTCCGTAATTGTTCAAGATGATGAAGAAGGGCTTCATGAGGATATTTGGAATTGGCTTGATAACTTAGCACCGTTCAAAAAGGATTATAAGCACCATTTAACAGGTGAAGATAACGCAGATGCACATCTAAAAAATCTCTTAACTCATCTGCAGGTAGTACTTCCCATCACAAATGGCAAATTAGACCTTGGTCCATGGCAAGAGGTTTTTTATGTAGAATATGATGGCCAAAGACCAAAGCGTGTTATTATAAAGATAATTGGAATGTGA
- a CDS encoding NADH-quinone oxidoreductase subunit D → MAWISLEKAKKLEERFGYPKVSEGKGVVSVEVPKDKFIEFLTFLKEDPEYQFKMFIDLTIIDHGEKEDPRFQGVVILFSPKNQERIIVKTWAENETLPTLTNLWKGAKWAEREAWDMFGIKFEGHENLVRMLLWETYPYHPLRKDFPLEGIKDTELPSLNESLRGENLEGLFNYDRMHTALPTMEDLEITQKKRMPAKTSQIVLNWGPLHPGTHGTIWFLFDLDGEYVKQCDIIIGQLHRGVEKLGENVNWQQFIPYTDRMDYIAAINENHAYVLAAEKMLGIEVPEKAKWIRTMMAELSRINSHLLWLGTYALDLGALTMFLYTFREREKIMDIIEGITGARFTINYFRIGGVFADLPYGALDAIEHLIKDLPQRINDYETLLTRNRIWLSRNKDVCVITEEDVYQYGLTGAVARGSGVPYDVRKIDKYDAYGEVEFDIPVGEKGDSYDRYLVRMEEMRQSIRIIQQCIAKLRKMSKNDPYFFQTPDEKKLKVTIDGRGMKLPAGETYASSDNPRGELGFYIYNKKDGLKAHRMRIRSGAFYNLQVFTKAIIGRPIADAITLLSTIDPVVGETDR, encoded by the coding sequence ATGGCATGGATAAGCTTAGAAAAAGCTAAAAAGTTGGAAGAAAGATTTGGATATCCAAAGGTTTCAGAGGGAAAAGGTGTTGTATCTGTAGAAGTGCCAAAAGATAAATTCATAGAATTTCTAACATTCTTAAAAGAAGACCCGGAATATCAATTCAAAATGTTTATAGACCTTACTATAATAGACCATGGAGAAAAAGAAGATCCAAGATTTCAAGGAGTAGTTATTCTATTTTCTCCAAAAAATCAAGAAAGAATAATCGTCAAAACATGGGCGGAAAACGAAACACTTCCAACCCTTACAAACCTTTGGAAAGGTGCAAAATGGGCTGAAAGAGAAGCTTGGGATATGTTTGGTATAAAGTTTGAAGGTCATGAAAATTTAGTCAGAATGCTACTTTGGGAGACCTATCCATACCATCCACTTAGAAAAGACTTTCCGCTTGAAGGTATAAAAGATACTGAGCTACCATCTCTAAATGAATCTTTAAGAGGGGAAAATTTAGAAGGTTTATTTAATTACGATAGAATGCATACAGCTCTTCCAACAATGGAAGATTTAGAAATAACACAGAAAAAAAGAATGCCGGCAAAAACATCTCAAATAGTGTTAAACTGGGGACCGCTTCACCCTGGAACACACGGTACAATTTGGTTTTTATTTGACTTAGATGGTGAATATGTAAAACAATGTGATATTATTATCGGTCAGCTTCATAGAGGTGTTGAAAAGCTTGGCGAAAATGTCAACTGGCAGCAGTTTATACCTTACACAGACAGAATGGACTATATCGCAGCAATAAATGAAAACCATGCTTATGTTTTAGCAGCAGAAAAAATGCTTGGGATAGAAGTGCCAGAAAAGGCAAAATGGATTAGAACTATGATGGCAGAACTTTCAAGAATCAATAGCCATCTTCTCTGGCTTGGAACTTATGCCCTTGACCTTGGTGCTTTGACAATGTTCTTATATACATTCAGAGAAAGAGAAAAAATAATGGATATTATAGAAGGAATTACTGGAGCAAGGTTTACAATAAATTACTTTAGAATTGGTGGAGTGTTTGCAGATTTACCATATGGAGCTTTAGATGCTATCGAGCATCTTATAAAAGACCTTCCGCAAAGAATTAATGATTACGAAACACTCTTAACAAGAAACAGAATTTGGCTATCCAGAAATAAAGATGTATGTGTTATTACAGAAGAGGATGTGTATCAGTATGGTTTAACTGGAGCGGTAGCAAGAGGTTCTGGCGTCCCTTATGATGTTAGAAAAATAGATAAGTATGATGCCTATGGAGAAGTTGAGTTTGATATTCCCGTTGGAGAAAAAGGTGATTCTTACGATAGATACTTAGTAAGAATGGAAGAGATGAGACAAAGCATAAGAATAATACAGCAATGTATAGCTAAACTTAGAAAAATGTCTAAAAATGACCCTTACTTCTTCCAAACACCGGATGAGAAGAAGCTAAAAGTAACAATAGATGGTAGAGGAATGAAACTTCCGGCTGGTGAAACTTACGCATCATCAGATAACCCAAGAGGTGAGCTTGGATTTTATATCTACAATAAAAAAGATGGATTAAAAGCTCACAGAATGAGAATTAGGTCTGGAGCATTTTATAATCTACAAGTATTTACAAAAGCTATCATTGGAAGACCGATTGCAGACGCAATTACTTTACTTTCAACTATAGACCCAGTCGTTGGAGAAACGGATAGATAG
- a CDS encoding cysteine desulfurase family protein, with protein MNRRIYVDHLATTPVCDEAIEAMMPYFKEKFGNPTSLHEMGIEAKKAINRAREQVAQLLNVSNPEDIVFTSGAIEANNLAIKGYAKAPGRRGKHIVVSAIEHHSILHSCKTLEKEGFEITEVQPDEYGIIDPEKLAAAVREDTILVSVGFANREIGTLQDMPALVAAVKEKNPRVVFHSDIAAAVGHMPVDVEGWGLDMASFTGHYFYAPKGVGGLYVKKGIRLKPLIEGGIQEGGRRAGTENVPGIVGMGAAAELAIKEMDDRVNRLRYLRDKLKKGIEERIPYIRFTGHPEKRLPNHLSLIVMYIEGEAMLLMLNIKKTYTASGSACVSYALKQSHVLAAIGVEKEASNGSIVFSLGRDNTEEDIDYIIEEFPKVVARLREISPFSPENWEEFTKKASKFK; from the coding sequence ATGAACAGAAGAATATATGTAGACCATTTGGCAACTACGCCAGTTTGCGATGAAGCCATAGAAGCAATGATGCCTTATTTTAAAGAAAAGTTTGGTAATCCCACATCTCTCCATGAAATGGGAATAGAAGCAAAAAAAGCTATAAACAGAGCAAGGGAGCAAGTAGCACAGCTTTTAAATGTATCAAATCCAGAAGATATAGTTTTTACTTCAGGGGCTATAGAGGCTAATAACCTTGCAATAAAAGGATATGCAAAAGCACCAGGAAGAAGAGGAAAACATATTGTTGTTTCTGCAATAGAGCATCATTCTATTTTGCACTCTTGTAAAACACTTGAAAAAGAAGGATTTGAAATTACAGAAGTTCAGCCTGACGAGTATGGAATCATAGACCCAGAAAAATTAGCCGCTGCTGTTAGAGAAGATACTATTCTTGTATCTGTTGGATTTGCAAACAGAGAAATTGGAACCCTTCAAGATATGCCAGCATTGGTTGCTGCAGTGAAAGAAAAAAATCCGAGAGTAGTTTTCCATTCAGATATAGCTGCTGCAGTTGGTCATATGCCTGTTGATGTTGAAGGATGGGGTCTTGATATGGCTTCATTTACAGGTCATTACTTCTATGCTCCAAAAGGTGTAGGTGGATTGTATGTTAAAAAAGGAATTAGATTAAAACCGCTTATAGAAGGTGGAATACAAGAAGGTGGAAGAAGAGCAGGAACAGAAAACGTGCCTGGAATTGTAGGAATGGGTGCGGCAGCTGAACTTGCAATAAAAGAAATGGATGACAGAGTAAACAGATTAAGATACTTAAGAGACAAACTTAAAAAAGGTATTGAAGAAAGAATACCTTACATAAGGTTTACAGGCCATCCAGAAAAAAGACTTCCTAACCATCTTTCATTGATCGTGATGTATATTGAAGGTGAAGCAATGCTTTTAATGTTAAATATTAAAAAGACATACACAGCTTCGGGGTCTGCTTGTGTATCTTATGCGTTAAAACAGTCTCACGTTTTAGCAGCAATAGGAGTAGAAAAGGAAGCATCAAACGGTTCTATCGTTTTCTCCCTTGGAAGAGACAACACAGAAGAGGATATAGATTATATTATTGAAGAATTTCCAAAAGTAGTTGCAAGACTTAGAGAGATATCTCCGTTTAGCCCAGAAAACTGGGAAGAGTTTACAAAAAAAGCATCAAAGTTTAAGTAA
- a CDS encoding Mrp/NBP35 family ATP-binding protein: MALQGVMDVLKKTTLEEIGVSFSLADLLKDLRIDGDDVYLVIFFPSERYHQFLREKVEKALRSIGAKNVNVEFSDQPPQRQQQQPPPPPPQANPFETRRRIPNVDKVILVASGKGGVGKSTVAVNLASALKKLGYNVGYLDADMYGPSGPTMFGAKDKKVMARQTPQGDKIIAPEAHGVKVMSIGFLLPSEDTPVIWRGPVLFKALTQFLFDIDWGEEGLDYLVIDLPPGTGDVQITIGQTAEVDGAIIVTTPQDVALIDVKKGIQMFKEVQIPLIGVVENMSYFVCPDSGKAYEIFGKSKTGELLKNYGVELLGKIPIEPKVAEFSDLGIPIVFAKEDSQSAQEFINIAKKVVEKLNK; encoded by the coding sequence ATGGCTCTACAAGGAGTAATGGACGTACTTAAAAAAACTACTTTAGAAGAAATTGGTGTTAGTTTTTCTTTAGCTGATTTGTTAAAGGATTTAAGAATAGATGGAGATGATGTATATTTAGTTATTTTCTTTCCAAGTGAAAGATACCATCAATTTTTAAGAGAAAAGGTAGAAAAAGCATTAAGGTCTATTGGTGCAAAAAATGTTAACGTTGAGTTTTCAGACCAACCACCTCAAAGACAACAACAGCAACCACCTCCTCCTCCACCGCAAGCAAATCCTTTTGAAACAAGAAGAAGAATTCCAAATGTTGATAAGGTTATACTGGTAGCCTCCGGAAAAGGTGGCGTTGGAAAGTCAACGGTTGCAGTAAATTTAGCATCTGCATTAAAAAAACTTGGTTATAACGTAGGTTATTTAGATGCTGATATGTATGGTCCAAGCGGTCCAACTATGTTTGGAGCCAAAGATAAAAAAGTTATGGCAAGACAAACTCCACAAGGGGATAAAATTATTGCACCGGAAGCTCACGGCGTAAAAGTTATGTCTATCGGATTTTTATTGCCGTCAGAAGATACGCCTGTAATTTGGAGAGGTCCAGTATTATTTAAAGCTCTAACACAGTTTTTATTTGATATTGATTGGGGAGAAGAAGGGCTTGATTACTTAGTTATAGACCTACCACCAGGAACAGGAGATGTTCAAATAACCATAGGACAAACAGCAGAAGTAGATGGAGCTATTATCGTAACTACACCTCAAGACGTAGCATTGATTGACGTTAAAAAAGGTATACAAATGTTTAAAGAAGTCCAAATTCCATTAATTGGTGTAGTAGAAAATATGAGCTATTTTGTATGTCCAGACAGTGGTAAAGCTTATGAAATATTTGGAAAAAGCAAAACGGGAGAATTGTTAAAGAATTACGGTGTGGAACTGCTTGGAAAGATACCAATAGAGCCAAAGGTAGCAGAGTTTTCAGACTTAGGAATACCAATAGTATTTGCTAAGGAGGATTCACAATCAGCACAAGAGTTTATAAACATCGCCAAAAAAGTTGTAGAAAAGCTTAATAAATAG
- the aroE gene encoding shikimate dehydrogenase, which translates to MTLDGNTLVYGIFGYPVKHSKSPTFQTAAFQHLGINAVYVPFQVKPEDIEKAVESLRVLDIKGVNVTIPHKENVIPYLNEISEEVKVIKAVNTIKNIDGYLIGYNTDWHGFIEGLKEIMPDIAGKRVLVIGAGGSSRAIIYGLLNQGAGKIYLANRNIQRAENLIEDFSNFYRIVKMIIKPISLEEINRILNEVELIVNTTSVGLNEDDPEIFDYDLINSSHTVVDIIYKDTKLLQKAKEKNAKYQNGYPMLIYQGAKSFEIWTGKPAPIEVMKKAIGV; encoded by the coding sequence ATGACTTTAGACGGAAATACCTTAGTCTATGGAATATTTGGTTATCCTGTAAAACATTCAAAGTCTCCTACGTTTCAAACAGCAGCATTCCAACATCTTGGTATAAATGCTGTATACGTACCATTTCAGGTAAAACCTGAAGATATAGAAAAAGCGGTAGAATCTTTAAGAGTTTTGGATATCAAAGGCGTCAATGTCACAATTCCACACAAAGAAAATGTAATTCCATATCTTAATGAAATCTCAGAAGAAGTCAAAGTAATCAAAGCTGTCAACACGATCAAAAATATTGATGGATATCTTATTGGGTACAATACAGATTGGCATGGATTTATTGAAGGTTTAAAAGAAATTATGCCGGATATAGCCGGTAAACGAGTTTTAGTCATTGGTGCAGGTGGTTCTTCAAGGGCAATTATCTATGGACTGTTAAACCAAGGAGCCGGGAAAATTTATTTAGCCAACCGAAACATCCAACGAGCAGAGAATTTGATAGAAGATTTTTCTAACTTTTATAGGATTGTTAAAATGATTATAAAGCCAATCAGTTTAGAGGAGATAAACCGTATTTTAAACGAGGTTGAACTTATAGTAAATACAACTTCCGTGGGTCTAAATGAAGATGACCCAGAAATTTTTGATTATGATCTTATTAATTCAAGCCATACAGTCGTAGATATTATCTATAAAGATACTAAACTGTTACAAAAAGCAAAAGAAAAAAATGCTAAATATCAAAATGGATATCCTATGTTAATTTACCAAGGGGCAAAATCTTTTGAAATTTGGACTGGCAAACCGGCACCAATAGAAGTTATGAAAAAGGCTATTGGGGTATAA
- a CDS encoding competence protein comp, with translation MLYNFIVGFSFLLIATFSYWYSSKLAVYKNTSFFLSFLVVLISYTIAGSFKLLSEKYLSHYSLILMFTLLIFVQIYLGKILFKENFKKSAIASILSIVVTIIIGLPILVLAGIALTYLNIKQG, from the coding sequence ATGCTTTATAATTTTATAGTTGGTTTTTCGTTTTTACTGATTGCTACCTTTTCTTACTGGTACTCTTCAAAGCTTGCTGTCTATAAAAATACTTCTTTCTTTTTGTCCTTTTTAGTTGTGCTAATAAGCTATACGATAGCAGGCTCTTTTAAGCTTCTGTCTGAAAAATATTTATCTCATTACTCACTTATTTTGATGTTTACACTACTTATTTTTGTGCAGATTTATCTTGGTAAAATTTTATTCAAAGAAAACTTTAAAAAGTCAGCTATTGCAAGTATTTTATCCATTGTGGTAACCATCATCATAGGCTTACCAATTCTTGTTTTGGCTGGGATAGCTTTGACTTATCTTAATATAAAACAGGGGTAG
- a CDS encoding sulfurtransferase TusA family protein translates to MEIKADIVHDATGTYCPIPITELAKVAKKAEKGQIIELLADDEGAIQDVPAWCQTTGNEFLGYKEEDGILHFYIRKV, encoded by the coding sequence ATGGAAATAAAAGCAGACATAGTCCATGATGCAACAGGGACTTACTGTCCAATCCCTATAACAGAACTTGCCAAAGTAGCAAAAAAAGCAGAAAAAGGTCAGATTATAGAGCTTTTAGCAGACGATGAAGGAGCTATCCAAGATGTACCGGCTTGGTGTCAAACCACTGGAAATGAATTCTTAGGGTACAAAGAAGAAGACGGAATATTACACTTTTATATCAGGAAGGTGTAA
- a CDS encoding NADH-quinone oxidoreductase subunit I produces MGIKKVGAKPQTLVEKIFFLDFIKGLKTTIKHLWKKVITVDFPYEVVTPPIRFRGIHGLRTVDGTENPEFDSWVKRLKIKPPEPGETRCIACKFCQAACPVPELFDIQSEKLDVPEDHPHYGLKVMTVFNMDLSKCTFCGLCTQACPTDCIIMTDIYDLSSYTRKSWVLDKDVLTQIANDFVARRGKEKFDEKSAWREDQKLWPEYDKTRERLWDFNMPRLGPNYQDQTA; encoded by the coding sequence ATGGGAATTAAAAAAGTAGGAGCAAAACCGCAAACACTTGTAGAAAAAATATTTTTCTTAGATTTTATAAAAGGATTAAAAACTACAATAAAGCATCTTTGGAAAAAGGTAATAACTGTTGACTTTCCTTACGAAGTTGTTACTCCACCGATAAGATTTAGAGGAATTCACGGACTTAGAACAGTGGATGGAACAGAAAATCCTGAGTTTGATAGCTGGGTTAAAAGATTGAAGATTAAGCCACCAGAACCGGGAGAAACGAGATGTATTGCTTGTAAGTTTTGTCAGGCAGCTTGTCCAGTACCGGAGCTTTTTGATATTCAATCGGAAAAACTTGATGTTCCAGAAGACCATCCACATTATGGTTTAAAAGTAATGACAGTTTTTAACATGGATTTATCTAAATGTACATTCTGCGGTTTATGCACCCAAGCATGCCCGACCGATTGTATCATCATGACGGATATATACGACCTTTCATCTTACACAAGAAAAAGCTGGGTTTTAGATAAAGATGTACTAACTCAGATAGCAAATGATTTTGTTGCAAGAAGAGGAAAAGAAAAGTTTGATGAAAAATCAGCATGGAGAGAAGACCAAAAATTATGGCCGGAATACGATAAAACAAGAGAAAGACTTTGGGACTTTAACATGCCAAGGCTTGGTCCTAACTACCAAGACCAAACAGCTTAG